A single Leptidea sinapis chromosome 2, ilLepSina1.1, whole genome shotgun sequence DNA region contains:
- the LOC126976496 gene encoding ommochrome-binding protein-like: MRFLFTVTLLIAATTADKRCHGIYFDEKYFNLDIIKEGIHQLHALALNRNDNTAYFTFETLSQIPNRVLGYIELNTGKVGVIEGIRNATGIAIDQFYGKVYVGGMDGLYKVNDRKIPERLPLQDDVRSLFFKDGLYFINKNKQAYKFEDGYAAFVPELRGVELDSLILDDDNNIFFTQNKKLFRVKLGTKAINTHEMHVVDALTTDVYYKSYICTRNGVFSYNKYKYVYDKVSEIGGLKALAFNKLNEPIYAVADYIVKLRQNEVPCFED; encoded by the coding sequence ATGAGGTTCTTGTTTACTGTGACGTTGTTAATCGCTGCAACAACCGCAGACAAACGATGCCACGGAATTTACTTCGATGAAAAATACTTCAACCTTGACATTATCAAAGAAGGAATCCATCAACTACACGCGTTAGCTCTCAACAGAAACGATAATACAGCTTACTTCACTTTTGAAACCCTTTCCCAAATACCAAACCGTGTCTTAGGTTATATAGAACTAAATACTGGCAAAGTGGGAGTAATCGAAGGCATACGAAATGCGACAGGAATTGCTATTGATCAGTTTTACGGAAAAGTTTACGTTGGTGGCATGGATGGGCTTTATAAAGTTAACGATCGGAAAATTCCTGAAAGATTGCCTCTACAAGACGACGTACGGAGTCTTTTCTTCAAGGACggactatattttattaataagaataaacAAGCTTATAAATTTGAAGACGGTTACGCTGCCTTTGTACCGGAGTTACGTGGCGTTGAATTAGACAGTCTAATTTTAGATGATGATAACAATATATTCTTTACTCAAAATAAAAAGTTGTTCAGAGTCAAATTGGGCACTAAAGCGATTAATACACACGAAATGCATGTCGTTGATGCACTTACAACTGATGTGTACTATAAATCGTATATATGTACTAGAAATGgtgtattttcatataataaatacaagtaTGTTTATGATAAAGTATCTGAAATAGGTGGTCTGAAAGCTTTGGCGTTTAATAAACTTAATGAACCAATTTATGCAGTTGCTGATTATATTGTGAAGCTCAGACAAAATGAGGTTCCTTGTTTTGAAGACTAA
- the LOC126976076 gene encoding uncharacterized protein LOC126976076 yields MVCFDSTSRNGFIRRMPKSFKVLTEELGATVLHGYNIVGDATTAALLPILTGKTELELPDVRKVAKTYVKLENLPFIFYKLAEDGYRTAYYEDMPWVGTFQYRFRGFKTQPSDHYLRPLLMEDSKRGTKWWLNPSQRYCVGDTPVYKLMYNLTENFFRLDGKKFCLTFVADITHDDFNYITTAAEDTVGFLRNFLRMGRGEDTMLLVFGDHEPRYAKVRATLQGRLEERLPLMAIRLPDALRRRHPHAQASLEANVDVLTTAHDIHATILDAMDLRKYWNPYRINGADLTRGLTLLEEIPKNRSCSEAGIEPHWCSCLSWENVPQNDVIYNRTAESLVDYINSLTEYMRSQCAIRTLTSIEWVMRQRVNNGVLTFMEAKDADKYEGKFGDKLRPAKENYQVKITVGPGSGVYEASMSYVVKEDKFYLDSRDISRTNAYNQEPSCISKYHPHLNMYCYCTNN; encoded by the exons ATGGTGTGTTTTGATTCCACGTCCAGGAATGGCTTTATACGGAGGATGCCGAAGAGCTTCAAAGTTCTCACTGAGGAGTTGGGAGCTACTGTATTGCATGG GTACAACATAGTAGGTGATGCAACGACGGCTGCTCTGCTTCCTATACTAACTGGCAAGACTGAACTGGAGTTGCCAGATGTTAGGAAGGTTGCCAAAACTTACGTTAAATTAGAAAACTTGCcgtttatattttacaaattggcGGAAGATGG TTACCGAACGGCATATTACGAAGATATGCCGTGGGTAGGCACGTTCCAATACCGCTTCAGAGGGTTCAAGACGCAGCCATCCGACCATTACTTGAGGCCCTTACTCATGGAGGATTCAAAGAGGGGCACAAAATGGTGGCTGAATCCCAGTCAACGGTATTGTGTGGGGGACACTCCTGTATACAAGCTTATGTATAACCTTACTGAGAAT TTCTTTAGGCTGGATGGCAAGAAGTTTTGTCTTACTTTCGTAGCTGACATCACTCACGATGATTTCAACTACATCACCACGGCTGCTGAAGACACCGTAGGCTTCTTGAGGAACTTTCTAAGGATGGGAAGGGGAGAGGATACCATGCTGCTGGTGTTTGGTGATCATGAACCCAG ATACGCCAAAGTGCGAGCCACATTGCAAGGTAGACTGGAAGAGCGGCTGCCACTGATGGCCATCCGTCTGCCCGACGCGCTACGGAGACGACATCCCCACGCTCAGGCCAGCCTAGAAGCAAACGTGGACGTACTGACCACGGCGCATGACATACACGCGACTATTCTAGACGCCATGGATCTGAGGAAATACTGGAACCCCTACAGGATCAATGGCGCTGATCTGACTAGGGGGTTGACGTTGCTAGAAGAA ATTCCGAAAAACCGTTCGTGCAGTGAGGCGGGTATTGAGCCCCACTGGTGTTCATGTCTTTCCTGGGAGAATGTACCACAAAATGACGTGATATACAACAGAACTGCTGAGTCACTTGTGGATTATATTAATTCACTCACAGAATATATGAG ATCACAATGTGCGATTCGTACTCTAACCAGTATAGAGTGGGTTATGCGACAGCGTGTTAACAACGGCGTGTTGACGTTTATGGAGGCAAAAGACGCTGATAAATATGAGGGGAAGTTCGGAGACAAACTGCGGCCTGCAAAGGAGAACTATCAGGTCAAG ATAACAGTGGGCCCGGGTAGCGGCGTGTACGAAGCTTCCATGAGCTACGTTGTTAAAGAAGACAAATTCTATCTGGACTCCCGGGATATCTCCAGGACTAACGC atacaACCAAGAACCAAGTTGCATTAGCAAGTATCACCCTCACCTCAACATGTATTGTTATTGTACGAATAATTAG